TGCCGAGCGCGTTACGGAGACGACTTGCAAGTTTTGCAAATCTTCCAAACTCAGCCCCTGAAAGAGTGAAGAGTCAACTTGAGCAAATGTCGCTCTCTGCAAGAGAAGCAAAAGCAAAATGGCAACGATGGCAGGCCGTTGTTTCATCATAGCACTTGGGTTTTTTAGTTTTTTAATTTTTGAAGGGTTTCAGCCGCAGGGTAAATATAAGACTTGCTTATAAAGCAACTGTTAATCTTGCTCACAAAATGGCAACAGTCTTTCGCTCTGCTGCATGCGTGGCAGCTTGGGTAATGCTATGGCTGGTTTGCAGCGTAGGTGCGTCTGCAAAGCATCCCAGTAAGCCGTTTGATAAGGTGCGCAAGACCGTGATGGAGGCAATCAAAGATAGTGCCTTCCCGTCTGCCGTTGTCGCCGTGATGCAGAACGGTCGCGTTCTGTTTCACGAAGCGTTTGGGCACCTCACTTACGACACGCTCTCGCCACGTGCCGATACAAATACGATTTATGACCTCGCCTCTGTTACAAAGGTGCTGGCAACCACGCTCTCCATCATGCGGCTCTACGATGAAGGCAAGCTCTCGCTGATGGACCCAGTGGCGAAATTCATTCCAGAATTTGCAACTCACGGCAAAGAAAAAATCTTGCTGCGTAATCTACTCATTCACGATTCAGGCTTAATTGCCTTTCGCCGATATAGCCAATTTTGCCCAAATGCAGATTCAGCGCTAAGGCACATTTTCAGCGACACGCTCATTAAGCCAGTTGGTGATAGCACAATTTATAGCGACCTAAACTTTATCTTGCTGGGTGAAATTGTGCGCCGCATTACAGGCAAGCGTCTTGATGCATACTTTGCCGAAACCTTTGCACAGCCGCTTGGACTACGCAATACCTTTTTCAACCCACCTGATTCTGTGCTCTACCGAGTTGCGCCAACTGAGCCTGACTGCACTTGGAAACTCCCCTTCAAGCGACCGCTGGTGCATGACCCAAACGCAGCGCTCTTCGGAGGAGTCTCAGGGCATGCAGGACTGTTCTCAACCGCCTCTGACATTCTCATAGTGATGTGGATGATCATGAACGGAGGCAAACAGAACGAGAAGGTATTCATTAAACCTGAGACAGTTCGGCTTTTTACAACACGCGACACCGTGCATCGTATTCGTGCCTTAGGTTGGGATGTGCGCACAGCAAGCGAGAACACCTCAACAGGCAAGTACTTTTCAATGCAAAGCTATGGACATCTCGGCTTTACAGGCACAAGCGTTTGGGTTGATCCCACGCGTAACCTTTGCGTGGTGTTCTTGACAAATCGAGTCTATCCAACATCGGCAAACAACAAGATTCGTGCTGTGCGCCGACTGCTGCACGATGCCGTCATTGAAAGCCTTGATGAACTGGCTGAGAAAAAAACTGGAAAGTCGAGGCAAAAGCGATAAATTTGAGCCTAATAAAAACAGGGGGGTCTAACTATGCGCCTTGCTTTAGTTTCACTGTTCTTTTTGCTTCTGACTCTCGGCTGCAGCAAGCCAGAGCAGCCGTCACCAAATGGAAAGTTGCAAAAAGTCAGTTTCTCGGTGGAAGGAATGGTTTGCACCAGCTGTGAGCAGTCAATTCAGACCAAACTTGCAAAATTGGACGGCGTAAGGTCAGTTGAAGCCAGCACGGCAAAGAAATGTGCAGTGGTAGAGTTTGATGCCTCAAAAGTAAGTGAGCAAGAGCTCATTGCGACAATTGAATCTTTAGGCTATAAAGCTACTTGCGTAGCAGAATCTCACTAACACTGTCTTTTACCGATATGCAGAAGGATAACTACTACAAGGGCTTATTTGTAGGCACGCTGCTGGGTGCAGCAATTGGCACTGTTCTCGGAATGCTGTTTGCACCCCGTCGTGGCGAAGAAATGCGGCGTGTGCTCTTTCGCCGCTTAGATGAAAGCTTGCAGGAAGGAAGCATCGTTAGTGTGCGACCTGCGCTTGAGATGCCTGTGCCGAATGCCATCCCACCTAAGGAAGGCGCAGAGCCACCCGATATTGAAAATGAAGCCAAGCAGCGAGCAGAACAAATTGTGCAGGCTGCACGATACGAAGCCGATCGCTTGCTCCGAGAAGCCAACTCCATTTTGCGCGAAGCAAAGTCGCTGCGTAATAGCAACCCGAACTAAAGTTTGTGGTCAATGCTCGCATTCATCGGTCATCACCTTGAAAAGCCATCACGGCAAAGCAACCATGTCGTGTTGCTCTTGCATGCTTTTCCACTTTCAAACGAGATGTGGAAACCGCAGCTTGCTGCGCTGAGCGAAGCGGGCCACAGTGTGCTGGCGCCAAATGTGTATGGAATTGGTGGCTCTGAGCCACGCACCGATTGGACAATGCGGCACTATGCTGAAGCGCTCCACGAATTGGTAACGCGCTTTGGCTTTACATCCGTCTCGCTAATCGGCGTCTCAATGGGCGGCTATCAAGCCTTTGCATTCCAGCGTCGCTACCCCGATATGGTCGCATCAATGATGCTTTGCGACACACGTGCGGATGCAGACACCGACGAGGCTCGCAACCGACGCTTTGAGTTTATTGAAGCCTTAAAGCAAAACGGCATCTCTGAAGCCAAAGCCAGAATGATTCCTAAGCTGCTGGGCAAAACCACACACGCTGAAAATCCTGAGCTGGCAGGACAACTTTCAGTCATCATTGAGCGCCATCGCATTGAGCCAGTGATTGAGCAGCTCAAAGCCCTTGCACATCGTCCCGACTCTACCTCGCATCTGTCATCTATTCATTGCCCAACACTGGTCGTCGTAGGTGAAGAAGATGAACTCACGCCGCCTGCGCTAGCAAAAAGCATGGCTGAGAAAATTCCAAATGCACAGTTGGAGATAATCCCCAAAGCCGGGCACTTGCCTAATCTCGAGCAACCTGAACGCTTCAATGAGCTAATGCTCAAACATTTGCAAAAATTAACCTTTGCCAATGCTTGAGTTTTTTCTTCTTGAAGGCACATCGTATCCCTTCACATTCGAAGCGTTTCTGCTAACCTTTATTCCACTCTTTGTTGCAATTGATGCGCCGGGCACGTTGCCCCTTTTCATTGGGCTGACACAAAGCTTGCCAGAAAAAGTCAAACGTCGTCTGACTGTGCAAGCCGTGCTGACTGCACTGGTCATCTCGCTTATCGTGATGGTGGCGGGCAAAAACATCTTTGCCTTTCTGGGCATCACAATTTCTGATTTCCGCATCGCAGGAGGAATCATCCTTCTTTTTTTAGCGGTGCAAGACCTTACCACATCTGACGTAGATGAGTCCAAGAAACCAGCTGACCCAACCAGTATCGGCATCGTGCCAATCGGCATTCCACTCATTATCGGTCCTGCCTCACTTACAACGATTCTGATTTCAGGTGAAGCACACGGCTGGCTAATGACGGCATTAGCGTTGGCACTAAACCTCTTTATTGCATTCTTGCTGTTTTACTTCTCGGGCAATGTTGAAAAGCTAATCGGGCCGAATGGCGCAAAAGCAATTGCCAAGATTGCTTCACTCTTGCTTGCTGCAATTGCCGTGATGATGATTCGTGTCGGTGTTCTGGACGTGATTTCGTCGCAATTAAAGTTGTAAGGCACGAGGCGTGTAACGCTTCCGAAGAAAACCTACTTAGCAAACGAAGATAAGGCACTTTCAGAGCTGCTGGCTGACATAGATGCCGAGGCTGGATGCAAAGGCAAGACATAGACGCTCTTTTCTCCATCGGAAAATTGTATAGTCAGTCTATCGCCTGCTTGCAATTCAGCAGCGGAGCGCACAGGCGTGCCATCCTTAAGCACGATTGCGTATCCACGTGCAAGGATGTGGGAGGGACTCATTGCGTGAAGTTGCTTGACAGCACTGCTCAAGGCTGAGCGATATGCAGCAAGCTGCTCCGTAACGCAGCGATGAAGGCGATCTTCGGCAAAATCTAAGCGCTGACGCAGTGTGTCAAGGTCACGCAAAGGTCTATTGAAAGCGTATCCATCAAGAATAGCAGTAATGCTCTGACGGCGCTGGAGAATCGCATTCCTTAGCATCGTCTTAGCAGCAGAAAGAGACTGCTCGAGGTGTTGCAAAATTTCTTCTGCAGCAGGTGCCACAATTTCTGCAGCCATAGAGGGTGTGCTAGCGCGGCGGTCTGCAACAAAGTCGGCAATCGTGTAGTCGGTTTCGTGTCCAACGGCACTGATGATGGGAATCTCTGATTGAGCAATCGCATAAGCCAGCTCTTCGCTGTTAAAAGCCCAAAGGTCTTCAAGTGAGCCACCACCCCGTGCCAAAATCAAAACGTCAGGGCGAAGCAAAGAGCGATTAAAGTAACGAATGCCCGCAATCAATTCTCCTACAGCTTCTTCACCTTGCACTCTGGCAGGATAGAGCAGCAAACGTGCCGCTCTGTAACGCCGCCCTAAGATGGTTTTCATATCCTCAATGACGGCACCAGTGGGCGAAGTAATAATACCAATGCATTCAGGAAAGCGTGGCAGAGGTTTCTTGCGCTCTTCATTAAACAAGCCTTCTGCTTTGAGTCTCTCAAAT
The nucleotide sequence above comes from Chloroherpetonaceae bacterium. Encoded proteins:
- a CDS encoding beta-lactamase family protein; the encoded protein is MATVFRSAACVAAWVMLWLVCSVGASAKHPSKPFDKVRKTVMEAIKDSAFPSAVVAVMQNGRVLFHEAFGHLTYDTLSPRADTNTIYDLASVTKVLATTLSIMRLYDEGKLSLMDPVAKFIPEFATHGKEKILLRNLLIHDSGLIAFRRYSQFCPNADSALRHIFSDTLIKPVGDSTIYSDLNFILLGEIVRRITGKRLDAYFAETFAQPLGLRNTFFNPPDSVLYRVAPTEPDCTWKLPFKRPLVHDPNAALFGGVSGHAGLFSTASDILIVMWMIMNGGKQNEKVFIKPETVRLFTTRDTVHRIRALGWDVRTASENTSTGKYFSMQSYGHLGFTGTSVWVDPTRNLCVVFLTNRVYPTSANNKIRAVRRLLHDAVIESLDELAEKKTGKSRQKR
- a CDS encoding cation transporter — its product is MRLALVSLFFLLLTLGCSKPEQPSPNGKLQKVSFSVEGMVCTSCEQSIQTKLAKLDGVRSVEASTAKKCAVVEFDASKVSEQELIATIESLGYKATCVAESH
- a CDS encoding YtxH domain-containing protein, producing the protein MQKDNYYKGLFVGTLLGAAIGTVLGMLFAPRRGEEMRRVLFRRLDESLQEGSIVSVRPALEMPVPNAIPPKEGAEPPDIENEAKQRAEQIVQAARYEADRLLREANSILREAKSLRNSNPN
- a CDS encoding alpha/beta hydrolase; the encoded protein is MLAFIGHHLEKPSRQSNHVVLLLHAFPLSNEMWKPQLAALSEAGHSVLAPNVYGIGGSEPRTDWTMRHYAEALHELVTRFGFTSVSLIGVSMGGYQAFAFQRRYPDMVASMMLCDTRADADTDEARNRRFEFIEALKQNGISEAKARMIPKLLGKTTHAENPELAGQLSVIIERHRIEPVIEQLKALAHRPDSTSHLSSIHCPTLVVVGEEDELTPPALAKSMAEKIPNAQLEIIPKAGHLPNLEQPERFNELMLKHLQKLTFANA
- a CDS encoding MarC family protein, with the protein product MLEFFLLEGTSYPFTFEAFLLTFIPLFVAIDAPGTLPLFIGLTQSLPEKVKRRLTVQAVLTALVISLIVMVAGKNIFAFLGITISDFRIAGGIILLFLAVQDLTTSDVDESKKPADPTSIGIVPIGIPLIIGPASLTTILISGEAHGWLMTALALALNLFIAFLLFYFSGNVEKLIGPNGAKAIAKIASLLLAAIAVMMIRVGVLDVISSQLKL
- the xseA gene encoding exodeoxyribonuclease VII large subunit, whose amino-acid sequence is MIPRARIDEYTACPLSVTELTLLIKENLETKFPSVHLRGEISNFKQHASGHLYFTLKDASSQISAVMWRSLAMQLNFEMKDGLEVIVQGSVQVYEPHGRYQVVCTTVKPVGEGYLQQEFRRLFERLKAEGLFNEERKKPLPRFPECIGIITSPTGAVIEDMKTILGRRYRAARLLLYPARVQGEEAVGELIAGIRYFNRSLLRPDVLILARGGGSLEDLWAFNSEELAYAIAQSEIPIISAVGHETDYTIADFVADRRASTPSMAAEIVAPAAEEILQHLEQSLSAAKTMLRNAILQRRQSITAILDGYAFNRPLRDLDTLRQRLDFAEDRLHRCVTEQLAAYRSALSSAVKQLHAMSPSHILARGYAIVLKDGTPVRSAAELQAGDRLTIQFSDGEKSVYVLPLHPASASMSASSSESALSSFAK